A single Mercenaria mercenaria strain notata chromosome 9, MADL_Memer_1, whole genome shotgun sequence DNA region contains:
- the LOC123547834 gene encoding octopamine receptor beta-2R-like, producing the protein MYMEGSKAVSDHINQSGKNDSFFGNDSMQNRQVAFVILKTTVMIIIMLGAVFGNILVVIAVMKFQRLRAITNYFIVSLAFADFLVAILVMPFNASIEISGKWIFGRIMCDVYNSNDVLFSTASILHLCCISMDRYIAIIHPFKYESKMTRCRVFIMIAITWISSILISYIPIQSHWYTTSDTLKEMENSPEECLFIVNKVYAVISSSISFWIPCTIMVFVYLKIFMEARRQETQIKQSGYHLKGRPSEQTNLTDDQSERRNERKRMRREHKAAKTLGIIMGAFVFCFLPFFTWYLVTTLCGESCPYPQTLGSALFWLGYLNSCLNPIIYAYFNRDFRSAFRKLLKCSKFFGGSNSENNSGVVLTAGQYENRDNVVHIKSDHLVRNGNKSHV; encoded by the coding sequence ATGTACATGGAAGGAAGTAAGGCTGTATCAGACCATATCAACCAAAGTGGAAAAAATGACAGTTTCTTTGGCAACGACAGTATGCAGAATAGGCAAGTCGCCTTTGTCATTCTCAAAACTACCGTGATGATTATCATCATGCTCGGAGCCGTCTTTGGCAATATCCTTGTTGTGATCGCTGTAATGAAATTTCAACGCTTACGAGCTATTACTAACTATTTTATCGTCTCGCTGGCTTTTGCGGATTTTCTGGTGGCAATTCTAGTAATGCCATTTAATGCAAGTATAGAAATATCTGGTAAATGGATTTTTGGGAGAATAATGTGTGACGTGTACAATTCTAACGATGTCCTTTTTAGTACCGCGTCTATACTTCATTTGTGCTGTATATCAATGGATAGGTACATAGCTATAATACACCCATTCAAATACGAATCCAAAATGACACGATGTAGAGTTTTTATTATGATTGCTATCACTTGGATATCATCAATCTTAATCTCATATATCCCAATACAATCTCATTGGTACACGACTTCAGACACATTAAAGGAAATGGAAAACAGCCCTGAAGAGTGTTTATTTATAGTGAATAAAGTCTATGCTGTCATTTCGTCTAGCATTTCTTTTTGGATACCTTGCACAATTATGGTATTcgtttatttaaagatttttatggAAGCTAGACGCCAAGAAACACAAATTAAGCAATCAGGCTACCATTTGAAAGGAAGACCATCGGAACAGACTAATCTGACTGATGATCAGAGTGAACGCAGAAATGAAAGGAAGCGCATGCGCAGAGAACATAAAGCTGCAAAGACATTGGGTATAATAATGGGTGCATTTGTGTTCTGTTTTCTTCCCTTCTTTACATGGTACTTAGTAACAACACTTTGTGGTGAATCATGTCCATATCCTCAAACCCTTGGTTCTGCCTTATTTTGGCTCGGTTACCTCAATTCATGTCTGAATCCTATAATTTATGCTTACTTTAACAGGGATTTTCGAAGCGCCTTCAGAAAATTACTAAAATGTAGTAAGTTCTTTGGTGGAAGTAATAGTGAAAACAATTCGGGTGTAGTGTTAACTGCTGGGCAATATGAAAATAGAGACAATGTAGTACATATAAAATCTGATCATCTAGTACGAAATGGAAATAAATCTCATGTGTGA